From the genome of Medicago truncatula cultivar Jemalong A17 chromosome 2, MtrunA17r5.0-ANR, whole genome shotgun sequence:
TCAAATCCAAGACCAAATTCACTCACTTTTGTAGACGGAGTATGACAGCAACtgatagttaaaaaaaattcaatacacTTTAAGGTGTATGCTTTTAAAATActacttcataaaaattagtgggtatatttaatattatatttatactatatacaAAGAGAATACATCAGTTCGGGCTAACCTtagtttaaattattttaccattcatttaaactattttatcctttaataatgttatttaaaatattaattaaaaaaattaaatcccattaaaatatgacatataacaacatataaagggaatggatgattttttttttgggtgtatttttcattatttcagtCAAACTCTTAAAATGCTATTTTAttgatgttttttaaaaagataattttttttacatttgttatattgttcgtaaaagaaaaacataacttGTTATATTGTTTAaaagtaacaataaaaaattagttactTTTAAGCCGGTTTTTTTAAATAGGCGAAGTCTTAGGATTCGAACTCCGATCATGACTTAGTTGGTAAGgataatgcattttttttataatatacatttttttttattagttgagTTAAGATTTGTGAACTTTTGTCTTGGGtggatttattaaaaaatatatcaaataatattagatttgataattgattgatacaaatatttgaaggattttgttttttgttttagggAAATATTTGAGgggaaaataaacaaacattgGAAGGAGGATTtagtaatatataaatataagaacTAGGTTAAAAAACAACATTGGAGAAAACATATAAATCTTGGAACCCTTCTTAACTGGTTTGTTTCTGGGTTTTTGCTTCAGCCGCAAGGAGTGACTGACTATTCACACCACACACAAACATTCATACCCTTTCAAATGCAACAACCTGAATCATCTTCTTCCCTTGTTCCTCTTCCAACGACGCCACAACCAAAGGTTcgttctttctctcttcttttttcgcTAGTCACAAAcacacatctttgtttttctctgtttttgttTCATCAATGCAATGCTGCTTTTACTAGTTGATTCATATGTgtcatgaatgaatgaatggttGAATTAGGTTAGGTTTTGTTACTATTccattcttatatatatataaaattaaattccatAACATGATATTATTGAGAGAGTTCTTAACATGATTCCaaccctaaaaaataatttaaagtttaattttttattaaagggTCCCTATGAATTATGGACACGTCGAtaccgataataatttaagataaaaactaATTTCAATGCAAGTAATCACATGACAATTCGGACACCCGAAAGTATCGGTGGGGACACGTTTTCGAGGGAAACCCATATAAAAAGATCATATCTTTTGTTGCCGACTCGAAGATTAAGCTTGTAGGGTATTCTTGTGTGACACACCTTCGATCGAAAGTGTTAGTGGTGAAACCcgtataaaaaaatcatatcttttttcttcttcttttctggTGGACTAAATTGGGCGTCACATTTTATCTCATATGGGGTATAATGAGTCTTtactttatatttaataaagCTAGTTTAGATAAGTTTCTAATTCATGGGagtttttcaattaaattaagtttatgATTCTCCACTTGAGTGTTTGTTTATAGAAAAGTCCAATGAGTGAGCttctgaaaaatgaaaaaattgaatgcagattatattttttataaaaaaaagcagAGTTAGTATGCAAAGTCGTGACTCTGACAACCTAGATTTGCAGATTAAATGAGAGAATTGATTGTTTAAACAACTCACGGTATTGTGATACGGTtactttaatatttgtttttctgtTAATGTTTGTCAATAAGTTTATTCAAACTAACTAGAAGTAATCAGGGTTCGAGTTCAACCGATTTTTAAACTATGTTAGTCTacttttgaaaggaaaaattaTGTTAGTCTATTGTTTCACTCTGTTTGTCTTTTTATGTTCATATAGGACTACACCTGTTTTAATGCCATGGAGTTACCTAATTCTGAAATACAACCCCATAAGCATGTGAAAAGGAAATCTTCTGTATGGGAACACTTCACTGTGGAGAACACTGACGAACCAGGATGTGTCAGGGCCCGCTGTAAAGGTTGCCAAAAATTGTTTGCTTATATAAATGGTTCTAAACAATCTGGCACTAGCCATCTCCGTAGGCACGTTTTAATATGTTCGAAAAATCCACAGGCCAAGCATTCCAAAACTGGTGTTGATCCACATAAGAAGCGAGCTAGagcaaaatcttcaaaaactgGTGTTGATCAACATAAGAGGCAAGATAGAGTAAAACCTTACTTTACTTCTATCTCATATTCTCAGGAGCGTTGCAATGATAAAATTGCCAAAATGATTATTTTGCACGATTATCCACTTCATATTGTGGAACACAAAGGTTTCAATGATTTTGCGCGGGCACTTCAACCGCAGTTCAATCCACTGAGCTTAAACACTGTCCAAGGGGATTGTATTGCCATTTACCTCAGAGAGAAGCAAAACCTTTTGAATCTTGTTGACAGGATTCCTGGACGAGTCAACCTTACCTTGGACTTGTGGACTTCAAATCAGACAACGGGCTATGTTTTTCTTCGTGGGCACTTCATCGATGGTGATTGGAACTTCCATCATCCCATTCTTAATGTTTTTGCCGTACCATATCCTGATTTGGATGGTTCCTTGAATCAAACTATAGTGACATGCCTAAAGAGTTGGCATTTAAAGGGTCGCCTGTTTTGCGTTCtatttgataaactcttttccAATGAGACTTTGATGGGAAATGTGAGGGATCTCCTCTCTCTTAAGAACCCTGTGATCCTCAATGGTCAATTATTAAGACAGAGTTGTTATGCTCGTGTGCTCAGTTGCCTTGCATTAGATACTCTTTGGGCAATGCAAGAAACTATTGCTAAAGTTCGAAAAAGTGTGCAATATGTGAAATCATCAAAATTGGTTGAAGAGAGATTTTTGGAGCTTAAGCAAGTACTTCAAGTTCCTAGTAAGATGGATCTGTTGATTGATGACAACAATAAATGGGACACAGTCTACAGTATGCTTGTTGCTGCCTGTGAACTCAAGGAAGTTTTTACCTGTTTTGATGCCTATGATTCCTATTACACGATGTCCCTTACCATGGATGATTGGAAGCAGATTGAAAATCTCTGTGCATGTTTGAAGTTTTTGTATGATGCTGCTAAATTTTTAACCATCCAACCGTACTCAACTGCAAACTTGTTTTTCCTCGAAGTGTCCAAACTTAAGATGCAGTTGACTGAGGCGAGCCAGGATCCTTTCTGTTGTAGTTTAATTACGTCCTTGCAAGAAAAGTTTGATCAGTATTGGAGAGAAAGCTGCTTCATCTTAGCAATTGCTGTAGCCATGGATCCAAGGTATAAAATGAACCTTGTGGAATCTACTTTTGCTAAGATATTTGGTGAGAATGCTGAGCAATTGATAAGAGCTGTTGAGGATGGTCTTCAGGAACTGTTCCTCGAATATAGTATCATGCAAGTGCTTCCTTTTACCGAAACAAATTTTGATGTTGGGTGTGAGACTATGATGAAGACTGAGGCATTTCAAGAAGTATCACTTGATGAGTCCTTTTTTCCTCCTGAAGATGGTATTTCTGATATTCAATTCTATATATCTGACTTTACTACTAACCAACAATATAAGTCAGAATTGAATGTGTATCTGGAAGAGCCCCTAGAGTCAAGTGCACAAGAATTTGATATTCTGAGCTGGTGGAGAATTAATGGATTGAAGTACCCGACATTGTCCAGAATGGCATCTGATATTCTGTCTATGCCGGTATCCACTCTCTCAGCAGATTCTATTTTTGACACAGAAATTAGGAAAATGGATAACTACCGTAGTTTGTTAGACTCTGTGACTCTTGAGGCCCTTATTTGTACTAAGGATTGGTTCCATTGTGGATCAACACCTATTGATGTTTCATGTGCGCTTGTGAAAATGGAGTATTAGATGATACAGTTTTTCTCATTTTCGGGTCTATAGCTTTTAggtattgaaattttgaaactGATGATCAAGGTAAACTAATTTTGTGATCAACTAATACTTTTTACTGTTTATAATATACTCTGGTGGttctattttcattattttggcTAAAGCCTTTTTGTAATCGACATTGATGTTATACAAAATATTACTCTTTTCGATCTATATATATCTTTTAGTGTGTAAGGTTATACTACATAGTTTAGGAAATATTGAATTTTGACTTGGGTTAAAATACCTCATCCAATCTTTACTTTTTGTATGGTCAGTATAAATATTTTACTGTAACCTAATCATAAGTTGAGTATCTCTCTCTGGTCACTGATGTATCTCCCAAATGTTTCCTCCTCTCCTAGGTGGAAACACTTCAACTTGCATCAGTATAAGTTGTAGAACAGTTAAAAGAATGTAGCAACATAGGTGCCCATTTTTCGTGTGATTATAGCTTCCATCTTTTAtctatatttgatttgatttgttatGATAAAAATTGTTACTACATGATGATCACTTTAACACGCTCTTCTATCAAATGACATTCATGTAGATCCCACCATTTAAAAATGAGTCCCGCATAAAATAATGATATCTATGTGAATTTTGTTTGATAAGAAAGAGAATTGGAAAGAGACTATTAGAAGTGGGTATTATTAGCACTCCTATAAATTGTTGATATATGGTAAATGAACTTGTTTTAGGTGAACGGATATTAATAGTATTGAGAGTATTATTTccattgtgttgtttttatcCATACTGATACTGTATCTTGCTTCATTAAATCTTTGAACTGTATTCTCGTTTGTAACTTGCGTAAGCATAGCTTTAGCTcattttattgtgttttattttaaaccCTTCGTTCTATAACTTAATTAAGCAAAATTCTCAAACTCTTTTGGTCTATTTTCTCTCtgagtgtgtgttttttttttaaaggttgtGGTGTGTTATTTATACGCACAAAAATCGAACACATTATAAGATACAATTCGGATGTGTGTGATGTCAAAACcgtgaagagagaaaaaaccaATATAAAAGTGTGAAACTGCATATACATACAATATAAAAGTCTATAATCGTATATACATACAATGTTATGTCAAATTGCGTTGGagaaacattttcaattttcttttactaGTGGAAAACTCTTTGCACAATGAGTTAGATCTGTATATGTTTATAGATTTAAGAGTTTTCCAGATGTAAAAGAGTCTTTAAAATTGTATATATAATTCTAACTTTTTAATCATATTGAGTCGGCTACGTTGACTCATTATCATTATATTTGTTAACTCTCATACTAATCATCAAACCAATTTTATGAGTCTGTTTGTTACGGGTTATTTTgtaaaaagattaaataaaaaaaatcttttttaaacaaaataatcaccattagaagttttttttaacaaacgcTACTAGATGTTTTCATCCATTTGTTaacacatttaatttttaaaaaatgagaaCATGAAAATAGTCCAATTCTATCAAATTCCAACCAGACTCACTTCTAGAGTCAATCAAAATAATAAGCTAATTGTCTGTTTGGAACCGCGTTTAGGATGTTCTGATCGCACAATTGGAACAGACCTACTAACGGGAGCTTCAAtgtaaacatatttttaatttgttgggGACGCCCAAGCAAACATACACTAAACCAATGAGAATATCACATagaccaaaaatattttttaagccTGAAAATTATCCTGTTTAAAAGACGTTAACATTAGCATTTAGTTGCAAAAAACTGAAGGCATCCAACCTTTGTCTTGTTAGCATGTGGAAACTAAATTATCATATAATAGTCGTAACTTGTTGAAGCAAAACCGACCAACAGATAATAAAACCAAAACGTT
Proteins encoded in this window:
- the LOC112419115 gene encoding zinc finger BED domain-containing protein DAYSLEEPER; this encodes MQQPESSSSLVPLPTTPQPKDYTCFNAMELPNSEIQPHKHVKRKSSVWEHFTVENTDEPGCVRARCKGCQKLFAYINGSKQSGTSHLRRHVLICSKNPQAKHSKTGVDPHKKRARAKSSKTGVDQHKRQDRVKPYFTSISYSQERCNDKIAKMIILHDYPLHIVEHKGFNDFARALQPQFNPLSLNTVQGDCIAIYLREKQNLLNLVDRIPGRVNLTLDLWTSNQTTGYVFLRGHFIDGDWNFHHPILNVFAVPYPDLDGSLNQTIVTCLKSWHLKGRLFCVLFDKLFSNETLMGNVRDLLSLKNPVILNGQLLRQSCYARVLSCLALDTLWAMQETIAKVRKSVQYVKSSKLVEERFLELKQVLQVPSKMDLLIDDNNKWDTVYSMLVAACELKEVFTCFDAYDSYYTMSLTMDDWKQIENLCACLKFLYDAAKFLTIQPYSTANLFFLEVSKLKMQLTEASQDPFCCSLITSLQEKFDQYWRESCFILAIAVAMDPRYKMNLVESTFAKIFGENAEQLIRAVEDGLQELFLEYSIMQVLPFTETNFDVGCETMMKTEAFQEVSLDESFFPPEDGISDIQFYISDFTTNQQYKSELNVYLEEPLESSAQEFDILSWWRINGLKYPTLSRMASDILSMPVSTLSADSIFDTEIRKMDNYRSLLDSVTLEALICTKDWFHCGSTPIDVSCALVKMEY